In the Lascolabacillus massiliensis genome, one interval contains:
- a CDS encoding cation diffusion facilitator family transporter: MDAHNHIHGNNDVKNIKTAFFLNFTFTIIELIGGVLTNSMAILSDAVHDLGDSITLGLSWYFQKISKKPRTHDFTYGYKRFSLLGALINSVILFVGCILILVKSIPRLFNPEQPDAEGMLLLAVLGIIINGIALIRLRKGSSLNERVVSLHMLEDVLGWVAVLVGAGIMLFIDAPIIDPILSIAIALFILLNVFRNLRESMHIILQGSPSKLDIENVEDMMLNIDEVSAVHDLHAWSVDGEYNVLTLHVVLKRELSMTDQHMLKTRIRDSMYKIGVQHCTIEFELSDEECTMGVYD, from the coding sequence AAAAATATCAAAACTGCCTTCTTCCTTAATTTCACTTTTACGATTATCGAATTAATTGGAGGAGTGTTGACAAATAGTATGGCAATACTATCCGATGCAGTACATGATTTGGGTGATAGTATAACTTTGGGACTCTCCTGGTACTTTCAGAAAATATCTAAAAAGCCACGAACACACGATTTTACATACGGTTATAAACGTTTCTCACTTTTAGGAGCATTAATTAACTCTGTAATTCTGTTCGTGGGGTGTATATTGATACTTGTTAAATCTATTCCCCGCCTCTTTAATCCTGAGCAACCTGATGCCGAAGGTATGCTCCTGCTCGCAGTTTTGGGCATCATAATTAATGGTATTGCATTAATCAGACTACGAAAAGGCAGTTCATTAAACGAGAGAGTAGTTTCACTTCATATGCTTGAAGATGTATTAGGCTGGGTAGCAGTACTTGTTGGTGCAGGAATAATGCTATTTATTGATGCACCAATAATCGATCCAATATTATCAATTGCGATAGCCCTGTTTATACTTTTAAACGTCTTCCGCAATTTACGAGAAAGCATGCATATCATATTACAAGGCAGTCCCTCTAAACTAGATATCGAAAATGTAGAAGATATGATGCTCAATATAGACGAAGTAAGTGCTGTACACGACCTGCATGCATGGTCGGTTGACGGTGAGTATAACGTACTCACCCTTCATGTAGTGCTCAAAAGGGAGTTGAGCATGACCGACCAGCATATGTTAAAAACCAGAATCAGAGACTCAATGTACAAAATAGGAGTCCAACACTGCACAATTGAGTTTGAGCTTAGTGATGAAGAGTGCACAATGGGAGTGTATGACTAA
- a CDS encoding serpin family protein: MNLKITTLIFVTIAAILSSASCEKGNSDLDKELPDPIKIELRGSEAEMVKSDQQFAIEFFANVFNEEAAELDKNFMISPLSLSMALAMTWNGADGETKAVMQKVLKLDGYTDQEVNEYYEKLREALLKTDPSTKLAIANSIWTNKNIKIKDDFIRLNNEYFNSTVESVDFSDANSVKLMNKWAADNTNNLITHVLDKTNPNALMYLMNALYYKGIWTSEFNSRNTSSKPFYSEDGQTKNVDMMHQKSSFNYNENQTMQIVELPYGNQAFSMIVLLPKEGNKLADVTQELQNSNSWGNLVSGLRSTQVDLYLPKFKTEYSRVLNDVLEKMGMGIAFEPGAADFSRMTDADAFISFVEQFTYINTDEVGTEAAAVTVVGIEPTSYQPDRTATFNANRPFIYIIRENSTGSILFMGAVKYIE; the protein is encoded by the coding sequence ATGAACTTAAAAATTACTACCCTTATTTTTGTTACCATTGCGGCAATCTTATCATCTGCATCATGTGAAAAAGGCAACAGTGATCTTGATAAAGAGCTGCCTGACCCAATTAAAATTGAGCTGCGAGGTTCTGAGGCAGAAATGGTGAAATCTGACCAGCAGTTTGCGATTGAGTTTTTTGCTAATGTTTTTAATGAGGAGGCAGCCGAGTTGGATAAAAACTTTATGATATCCCCTCTGAGTCTGAGTATGGCGCTGGCAATGACATGGAACGGTGCCGATGGAGAAACCAAAGCTGTAATGCAAAAGGTACTTAAACTTGACGGATATACAGATCAGGAAGTTAATGAATATTATGAGAAGCTCAGGGAGGCACTTCTGAAGACCGATCCCTCAACTAAGCTGGCAATTGCTAACTCTATATGGACTAATAAGAATATAAAAATTAAAGATGATTTTATAAGATTAAACAATGAATATTTTAATTCTACAGTTGAATCGGTAGATTTCTCTGATGCTAATTCTGTAAAGCTGATGAATAAATGGGCAGCCGACAACACGAATAACCTGATAACACACGTTCTGGATAAGACAAACCCAAATGCTTTGATGTATCTGATGAATGCTCTCTATTATAAAGGTATATGGACATCGGAGTTTAATTCCCGGAATACATCAAGCAAACCTTTTTACAGTGAGGATGGCCAAACAAAGAACGTTGATATGATGCATCAGAAATCCAGCTTCAATTATAACGAAAACCAAACAATGCAGATTGTAGAGCTGCCATATGGAAATCAGGCATTCAGTATGATTGTGCTACTGCCAAAGGAGGGTAATAAGCTTGCAGATGTCACGCAAGAATTGCAGAACAGTAACTCCTGGGGCAATCTTGTTTCAGGGCTGCGCAGCACTCAGGTAGATCTCTACTTGCCTAAATTCAAGACAGAGTATAGCAGGGTGCTTAATGATGTTCTTGAAAAGATGGGTATGGGTATAGCCTTTGAGCCAGGGGCAGCAGATTTTTCAAGAATGACTGATGCTGATGCATTCATCTCTTTCGTAGAACAATTTACATATATAAATACTGATGAGGTTGGAACAGAAGCAGCTGCAGTAACGGTAGTAGGAATTGAACCTACCTCTTATCAGCCTGACAGAACAGCAACATTTAATGCAAACCGACCATTCATTTATATAATTAGGGAAAATTCCACGGGTTCTATTTTATTCATGGGTGCGGTGAAGTATATTGAATAA
- the speA gene encoding biosynthetic arginine decarboxylase, with translation MRKWRIEDSEELYNINGWGNGYFSINDKGNVQVTPTKQEEISVDLNDLMRELYLRDVVAPVLIRFPEILDNRIEKISQGFAKASKEYDYKAKNHIIYPIKVNQMRQVVEEIVSSGKRFNIGLEAGSKPELHAVLAINTDNNSLIICNGYKDESYIELALLAQKMGKQVFLVIEKQNELELIIKIAKRLKVKPNIGIRVKLSSSGSGKWEDSGGDASKFGLNSSEILEALEVLKKNNMSDCFRLIHFHIGSQITKIRRIKTALREAAQFYVQLHAMGFGIEYVDIGGGLGVDYDGTRSSFTENSINYSIQEYVNDSVSTFVDAANKNELPHPNIITESGRALTAHHSVLIFEVLETTTLPEWPEDKEIQEDDHELVKELYKIWDTLTQPRMLEAWHDAQQIRDESLDLFSLGMLDIKTRAQVEQLYYSIAREINLTSSRAKHAPQELRQLSKLLGDKYFCNFSLFQSLPDSWGIDQVFPIIPIHRLDEKPDRTATLQDITCDSDGNISNFASQDGYRSTFLPVHSLKKTEPYYLGVFLVGAYQEILGDLHNLFGDTNVVHVSTSENGYHIDQVIDGESVAEVLEYVQYSPKKLVRTVETWVMSSVKQGKISVEEGKEFLSNYRSGLYGYTYLE, from the coding sequence ATGAGAAAATGGCGCATTGAAGATTCAGAAGAACTTTACAACATAAATGGTTGGGGAAACGGTTATTTCTCCATTAATGATAAGGGAAATGTTCAGGTTACACCCACCAAACAGGAAGAGATTAGTGTTGACCTTAATGATCTTATGCGTGAGCTATATTTGAGAGATGTAGTTGCACCAGTATTAATTCGTTTTCCGGAGATTCTTGATAATCGTATAGAAAAAATATCGCAGGGCTTTGCAAAAGCTTCAAAAGAGTATGATTATAAGGCAAAGAATCATATTATTTACCCCATTAAGGTAAATCAGATGCGCCAGGTGGTTGAAGAGATTGTATCAAGTGGCAAGCGATTCAATATTGGTCTGGAAGCCGGCTCAAAACCAGAACTGCATGCGGTTCTGGCTATTAATACCGATAATAACTCTCTTATAATATGTAACGGATACAAGGATGAAAGTTATATTGAACTAGCTCTGCTTGCACAAAAGATGGGCAAGCAGGTGTTCCTGGTTATCGAAAAGCAAAATGAACTGGAGCTGATTATCAAGATTGCTAAGCGACTAAAAGTGAAACCAAATATTGGTATCAGGGTGAAGCTTTCAAGCTCAGGTAGTGGCAAGTGGGAAGATTCGGGTGGCGATGCCAGTAAATTCGGTCTTAATTCAAGTGAAATTCTTGAGGCTCTTGAGGTACTGAAAAAGAATAATATGAGCGACTGCTTCCGATTGATTCATTTCCACATTGGTAGCCAGATCACTAAAATTCGCAGGATAAAAACTGCTCTTCGTGAGGCTGCACAGTTTTATGTTCAGCTGCACGCTATGGGCTTTGGTATTGAATATGTTGATATAGGTGGGGGACTTGGAGTTGATTACGACGGTACAAGGTCTTCTTTTACGGAGAACAGCATCAACTACTCTATTCAGGAGTATGTGAATGACTCTGTTTCTACCTTTGTGGATGCTGCAAATAAAAACGAGCTTCCTCATCCTAATATTATAACTGAATCGGGACGTGCGCTGACTGCACATCATTCGGTTCTTATTTTTGAGGTTCTGGAAACGACTACTCTTCCTGAATGGCCTGAGGATAAGGAAATTCAGGAGGATGACCATGAATTGGTTAAGGAGCTTTATAAAATTTGGGATACGCTTACTCAACCACGAATGCTTGAAGCATGGCACGATGCTCAGCAGATCAGGGACGAATCGCTTGACCTGTTCAGTTTGGGTATGCTTGATATAAAAACGAGAGCTCAGGTGGAGCAGTTGTACTACTCTATTGCCCGTGAAATAAATTTAACCAGCTCCAGGGCAAAACATGCTCCTCAGGAACTGCGACAGTTATCAAAGCTGCTTGGAGATAAATATTTCTGTAACTTCTCTCTGTTTCAGTCGTTGCCCGACTCATGGGGTATTGACCAGGTGTTTCCAATAATTCCTATACATCGACTTGATGAGAAGCCTGACAGAACTGCTACTTTGCAGGATATCACATGTGATTCTGATGGTAATATATCTAATTTTGCTTCTCAGGATGGTTACCGATCTACTTTCCTGCCGGTTCATTCTCTTAAAAAAACGGAGCCATATTACTTGGGGGTTTTCCTTGTAGGTGCTTATCAGGAGATCTTGGGTGACCTTCATAATCTATTTGGAGATACTAATGTGGTTCACGTATCAACTAGTGAAAATGGTTATCATATTGATCAGGTAATTGATGGTGAGTCTGTGGCAGAAGTGCTTGAGTATGTACAGTATAGTCCTAAGAAATTAGTACGTACTGTTGAAACTTGGGTAATGAGTTCTGTGAAACAGGGTAAGATATCTGTTGAAGAGGGTAAAGAGTTTTTATCCAACTACCGTTCTGGTCTGTACGGATATACATATCTGGAGTAA